A single region of the Longimicrobium sp. genome encodes:
- a CDS encoding LytTR family DNA-binding domain-containing protein gives MSLRVVVVDDEPLARRRVLRLLKEQDDEVEVVAVCATGMQAVEAIRETRPDLVFLDVQMPEMDGFEVLERLGGELPPVIFVTAYDQYALRAFEVHALDYLLKPFDAERFRRAFERGRSQLERRASGQGQRVVALLEQLSRERRSLEEKLAAPKAQHMEWVMVKARGKIEFLRTSEVDWIEAEGNYVRLHAAGRRGFLIREKISTLEERLDPDRFMRVHRSTIVNLDRVTELRPLPSGDCIILLKDGTELKLSRGYRQKLAERVGEYA, from the coding sequence ATGAGCCTTCGCGTGGTGGTGGTCGACGACGAGCCGCTGGCGCGCCGCCGCGTGCTGCGGCTCTTGAAGGAGCAGGACGACGAGGTGGAGGTGGTGGCCGTGTGCGCCACGGGGATGCAGGCGGTGGAGGCGATCCGCGAGACGCGCCCCGACCTGGTGTTCCTGGACGTGCAGATGCCGGAGATGGACGGGTTCGAGGTGCTGGAGCGCCTGGGCGGCGAGCTCCCCCCGGTGATCTTCGTGACCGCATACGACCAGTACGCGCTGCGCGCCTTCGAGGTGCACGCGCTGGACTACCTGCTGAAGCCGTTCGACGCCGAGCGCTTCCGGCGGGCATTCGAGCGGGGGCGCTCGCAGCTGGAGCGGCGCGCGTCGGGGCAGGGGCAGCGGGTGGTGGCGCTGCTGGAGCAGCTCTCCCGCGAGCGGCGCTCGCTGGAGGAGAAGCTGGCCGCGCCGAAGGCGCAGCACATGGAATGGGTGATGGTGAAGGCGCGCGGGAAGATCGAGTTCCTGCGCACCAGCGAGGTCGACTGGATCGAGGCGGAGGGGAACTACGTGCGCCTGCACGCGGCGGGGCGGCGCGGCTTCCTGATCCGCGAGAAGATCAGCACGCTGGAGGAGCGGCTGGACCCCGACCGCTTCATGCGCGTGCACCGCTCCACCATCGTGAACCTGGACCGGGTGACGGAGCTGCGCCCGCTCCCCTCGGGCGACTGCATCATCCTGCTGAAGGACGGCACGGAGCTGAAGCTCTCGCGCGGCTACCGCCAGAAGCTGGCCGAGCGCGTGGGCGAGTACGCCTGA
- a CDS encoding histidine kinase, producing MTNPAPAAPAPAGAVPSPRPRRLHPLLVLFLVWTCVGLFFGARRYINVFLFDGRLLTDLRPLAANLFDAYFWAPVTLLVFWLVRRFRFTRRGWPLAVLVHVVMALSLAFVSVLLNIWFSHVLWPNRPATFRDYFQLPFYINIQWYVVITIVWYAIEYARRYHDREVQAAQLGTRLAEARLEALKMQIQPHFLFNTLHSISELVHEDAEAADRMITRLGDLLRLTVDNAQTHEVTLAQEMEFLEAYLEIQRTRFQDTLEVELSIAPDTLDALVPNLVLQPLVENAIRHGVGARGGVGRIAVSAAREGDRLTLEVRDNGAGLSAAPGPRAREGVGVSNTRARLEQMYGARQRFELKNGSGGGAVATVTIPFRLAPAAADTRTLAVGAPA from the coding sequence ATGACGAACCCCGCCCCCGCCGCGCCGGCACCGGCCGGCGCCGTACCGTCTCCGCGCCCGCGGCGCCTGCACCCGCTGCTGGTGCTGTTCCTGGTGTGGACGTGCGTGGGGCTCTTCTTCGGCGCGCGCCGCTACATCAACGTGTTCCTGTTCGACGGGAGGCTGCTGACGGACCTCCGGCCCCTCGCCGCCAACCTGTTCGACGCCTACTTCTGGGCGCCGGTGACGCTGCTCGTCTTCTGGCTCGTGCGCCGGTTCCGCTTCACCCGGCGGGGGTGGCCGCTCGCGGTGCTGGTGCACGTGGTGATGGCGCTTTCGCTCGCGTTCGTTTCGGTGCTGCTGAACATCTGGTTCTCGCACGTGCTGTGGCCGAACCGGCCGGCGACCTTCCGGGACTACTTCCAGCTCCCCTTCTACATCAACATCCAGTGGTACGTGGTGATCACCATCGTGTGGTACGCGATCGAGTACGCGCGGCGCTACCACGACCGCGAGGTGCAGGCGGCGCAGCTCGGCACCCGCCTGGCCGAGGCGCGGCTGGAGGCGCTCAAGATGCAGATCCAGCCGCACTTCCTCTTCAACACGCTGCACTCCATCTCGGAGCTGGTGCACGAGGACGCCGAGGCCGCCGACCGCATGATCACCCGCCTGGGCGACCTGCTGCGGCTGACCGTGGACAACGCGCAGACGCACGAGGTGACGCTGGCGCAGGAGATGGAGTTCCTGGAGGCGTACCTGGAGATCCAGCGCACCCGCTTCCAGGACACGCTGGAGGTGGAGCTCTCCATCGCCCCCGATACGCTGGACGCGCTGGTGCCGAACCTGGTGCTGCAGCCGCTGGTGGAGAACGCCATCCGCCACGGAGTGGGCGCGCGGGGCGGGGTGGGGCGCATCGCGGTGAGCGCCGCGCGCGAGGGCGACCGCCTCACGCTGGAGGTGCGCGACAACGGCGCGGGGCTCTCCGCCGCGCCGGGGCCGCGCGCGCGTGAGGGCGTGGGCGTCAGCAACACGCGCGCGCGCCTGGAGCAGATGTACGGCGCCCGCCAGCGCTTCGAGCTGAAGAACGGCTCGGGGGGCGGCGCGGTCGCCACGGTGACGATTCCCTTCCGCCTGGCCCCGGCCGCGGCGGACACCCGGACCCTGGCCGTGGGAGCCCCCGCATGA
- a CDS encoding ATP-binding protein translates to MQQPVLIDRDQERRDLARLLEAGAPRLALLTGRRRIGKTYLLAHAWAPERLFLFTAARTTSEINRRQLLVDLARWSGEDIRPEDNPTWRTVFNLLLELRAPEPLVVVLDEFQYLADDDAGVAGVASELNAAWERRRPPRPLLMVLSGSAVGTMEALAAGGGPLYGRFAWQHRLLPFTYWHAAELAPFTEPRERALAYGVFGGTPRYLAALDPALGFAENATRLLLAQNGEVRLLVETALDQEEGLRDVSKYRAVLRAVAGGCTARNEIAQRAGLPNDAALRDKLARLIELGYLEVRANVDARPNEAVRYRVADPAFRFHQRFVEPNASMLERYPAEQVWESAVAPHLDGYMGHEFERIAAQAYDRLQSARGLPMVREWGRWEGVDRERRPLEIDLIGFLAGGGVLTGSVKWDRAAVGPKVHRDHIDMLQRAAAAGRRWAHAALDPSAPLFYVAANGFTPGFLKAAQDSGHPLICWSLHDLYSPE, encoded by the coding sequence ATGCAGCAGCCCGTCCTCATCGATCGTGACCAGGAGCGCCGGGACCTCGCCCGGCTGCTGGAAGCCGGTGCGCCGCGGCTCGCCCTGCTCACCGGGCGCCGCCGCATCGGCAAGACGTACCTCCTCGCCCACGCCTGGGCTCCCGAGCGGCTCTTCCTGTTCACGGCGGCGCGGACCACCTCGGAGATCAACCGGCGGCAGCTCCTGGTCGACCTGGCCCGCTGGTCCGGCGAGGACATCCGGCCCGAGGACAATCCCACCTGGCGCACCGTATTCAACCTCCTGCTGGAGCTGCGCGCTCCGGAGCCCCTGGTGGTGGTGCTCGACGAGTTCCAGTACCTGGCGGACGACGACGCGGGGGTGGCGGGCGTGGCGTCCGAGCTGAACGCGGCGTGGGAGCGCAGGCGGCCTCCGCGCCCGCTGCTGATGGTGCTCTCCGGCTCCGCGGTCGGCACCATGGAGGCGCTCGCGGCGGGCGGGGGGCCGCTGTACGGGCGCTTCGCGTGGCAGCACCGCCTCCTCCCGTTCACCTACTGGCATGCGGCGGAGCTGGCGCCGTTCACGGAGCCGCGCGAGCGGGCGCTGGCCTACGGCGTGTTCGGGGGCACGCCGCGCTACCTGGCCGCGCTGGACCCCGCGCTGGGCTTCGCGGAGAACGCCACCCGGCTGCTCCTGGCGCAGAACGGCGAGGTGCGTCTGCTGGTGGAGACCGCGCTCGACCAGGAAGAGGGGCTGCGCGACGTGTCGAAGTACCGCGCCGTGCTGCGCGCGGTTGCCGGCGGGTGCACCGCGCGCAACGAGATCGCCCAGCGCGCCGGGCTGCCGAACGACGCGGCGCTGCGCGACAAGCTGGCGCGCCTGATCGAGCTTGGGTACCTGGAGGTGCGGGCGAACGTGGACGCCCGGCCGAACGAGGCGGTGCGCTACCGCGTGGCGGACCCGGCGTTCCGCTTCCACCAGCGCTTCGTGGAGCCGAACGCCTCCATGCTCGAGCGCTACCCCGCGGAACAGGTGTGGGAGAGCGCCGTGGCGCCCCACCTGGACGGCTACATGGGTCACGAGTTCGAGCGGATCGCGGCCCAGGCGTACGACCGGCTCCAGTCCGCCCGCGGGCTGCCGATGGTGCGCGAGTGGGGGCGGTGGGAGGGAGTGGACCGCGAGCGGCGGCCCCTGGAGATCGACCTGATAGGCTTCCTGGCCGGCGGGGGCGTCCTCACCGGCTCGGTGAAGTGGGACCGGGCCGCCGTCGGGCCGAAGGTGCACCGCGACCACATCGACATGCTCCAGCGGGCCGCCGCCGCTGGCCGGCGGTGGGCGCACGCGGCGCTCGATCCGTCCGCTCCCCTGTTCTACGTCGCCGCGAACGGGTTCACCCCTGGCTTCCTGAAAGCTGCCCAGGACAGCGGACACCCGCTCATCTGCTGGTCACTCCATGATTTGTACTCCCCCGAGTGA
- the hutH gene encoding histidine ammonia-lyase codes for MRRIEIDGEGLALEDLEAVAAGAPAEVALAPDAEERIRRSREVVEDAVRRGAVVYGVTTGFGRLAEVVIPLEKIEELQINLIRSHACGVGPALSRAETRAVTLLRANVLAKGFSGVRPVVVQRLLDLLNRGVHPVIPEQGSVGCSGDLAPLSHLALVLVGEGRAEVGGEVVDGAEALRRAGLEPLRLQAKEGLALNNGTQVMTGVGALCLLAAERAVEAAEVAGAMSLEALKGTPDAFHPAIMRARPHPGQAASAERLRALLADSEIRESHRYGDPRVQDAYSIRCMPQVHGAARGAFAYVRQVLETEANSATDNPLIFPDEDGGLVISGGNFHGQPVAQALDVLALALADLASISERRIERLTNPDLSGDLPAFLTETPGVSSGFMIAQITAAALVNECKMLAHPASVDSIPTGAGKEDHVSMGMTSAIKLRRVLRNVETVLGIELMAAAQGLEYRKPLRPGRGVERAYGLVRERIAPLGQDRVLAPDIEAAAGIVREGVLAGLWKE; via the coding sequence ATGCGGCGGATCGAGATCGACGGCGAGGGGCTGGCGCTGGAGGACCTGGAGGCGGTCGCGGCCGGTGCGCCCGCCGAGGTCGCGCTCGCGCCGGACGCCGAGGAGCGCATCCGCCGCTCGCGCGAGGTGGTGGAGGACGCGGTCCGCCGCGGCGCGGTGGTCTACGGCGTCACCACCGGCTTCGGGCGCCTGGCCGAGGTCGTCATCCCCCTGGAGAAGATCGAGGAGCTGCAGATCAACCTGATCCGCAGCCACGCGTGCGGGGTGGGCCCGGCGCTCTCCCGCGCCGAGACGCGCGCCGTCACCCTGCTGCGCGCCAACGTGCTGGCGAAGGGCTTCTCCGGCGTGCGGCCCGTGGTCGTCCAGCGGCTGCTGGACCTGCTGAACCGCGGCGTGCACCCCGTGATCCCGGAGCAGGGCTCGGTGGGGTGCTCGGGCGACCTGGCGCCGCTCTCGCACCTGGCGCTGGTGCTGGTGGGCGAGGGGCGGGCGGAGGTGGGCGGCGAGGTGGTGGACGGGGCGGAGGCGCTCCGGCGCGCGGGGCTGGAGCCGCTCCGGCTGCAGGCCAAGGAGGGGCTGGCGCTCAACAACGGCACGCAGGTGATGACGGGCGTGGGCGCGCTCTGCCTGCTGGCGGCGGAGCGCGCGGTGGAGGCGGCGGAAGTGGCGGGCGCCATGTCGCTGGAGGCGCTCAAGGGGACGCCCGACGCCTTCCACCCGGCCATCATGCGCGCCCGCCCGCACCCGGGGCAGGCCGCGAGCGCCGAGCGCCTGCGCGCGCTCCTGGCCGACAGCGAGATCCGCGAGAGCCACCGCTACGGCGACCCGCGCGTGCAGGACGCCTACTCGATTCGCTGCATGCCGCAGGTGCACGGCGCGGCACGGGGCGCCTTCGCCTACGTGCGGCAGGTGCTGGAGACGGAGGCCAACAGCGCTACCGACAACCCGCTCATCTTCCCCGACGAAGACGGCGGGCTGGTGATCAGCGGGGGCAACTTCCACGGGCAGCCGGTGGCGCAGGCGCTCGACGTGCTGGCCCTCGCGCTGGCGGACCTGGCGTCGATCTCGGAGCGGCGGATCGAGCGGCTGACCAACCCCGACCTCTCGGGCGACCTCCCGGCGTTCCTCACGGAGACGCCGGGCGTCTCCAGCGGCTTCATGATCGCGCAGATCACGGCCGCGGCGCTGGTGAACGAGTGCAAGATGCTGGCGCACCCGGCCAGCGTGGACTCCATCCCCACCGGCGCGGGGAAGGAGGACCACGTGTCGATGGGGATGACGTCGGCGATCAAGCTGCGGCGCGTGCTGCGCAACGTGGAGACGGTGCTGGGGATCGAGCTGATGGCGGCCGCGCAGGGGCTGGAGTACCGCAAGCCGCTGCGCCCCGGGCGCGGGGTGGAGCGCGCCTACGGCCTCGTCCGCGAGCGCATCGCGCCGCTCGGCCAGGACCGCGTGCTGGCGCCGGACATCGAGGCGGCGGCGGGGATCGTGCGGGAGGGGGTGCTGGCGGGGCTGTGGAAGGAGTGA